The window CACCTCCACCGCCCCGGGATCGTCCGCGACATAGAACTTGTCTACCTCATTGCTCTTGAACACCGGGTGAAGGTACGCGTCGGCCAGGTACGCCTTGAGGTCGAAGTTGCGCTCCCTCGCGCGCTCTAGCGTATCCTTCCTCATCACCTCCTGCACAAACCACAACATCTTCAGACTTGAGCAGCAAGGACATAGAATAGAATCCATATGATAGCGAAGAACCTAGCTTCCTTCCTAATGCTTGTGCAAGCATTAATTACCTGTAGCGGGTTTCTCACAAACGCGGGTTCGTACCGGTGCTTGCAGTACTTGTGGAACCAAATGGTTAATACGGGAAGAACAAGAAGAGCCGGCGTCGCCTCCTCCAAACCTTTTGTACTTAACAGTCCAAGGAGAAGCAGCTGCGACACGATCAATGCTGTGATGATGCGTAGATGCACATTGGGCCAGAACTGCGCACCGCTCTCGTATCGTTGATTGTAGACGTTTATGATCTGAACAAGGACGGCCAAGGAAACCAAACATTGTAAAACGGATGCAATGGCTTTCATAGGAAATTGTCGACATCAACTTGGTTGTGCTACTAACATGGTTGCATCACTAGTTTTCAACCGTCAATTTTTTTAGAGAGAACAAACGAAAAATCTCTCGAGTATTAGTGAAGAGCTCTTTACCTGGTGGCGGTAGACAACGTAAGCCAGCGCAAAGAATACCAATATGAACGGAAGCAAGAGTGGTGTCACCACAGCATACACAAGACCAAGCAGGAAATATAGCTGTATTCGAGGCTCAGACCAGTACAAGCAGATACTACCAggatccattgcctcttctctgTCCTTCTCCGTCTTGACCAAGAAAAAGTTTTTCAAGTGGAACATTATAAATGCCCTCAATCTCAATACTTCAAGAGCTACACCAGTCCAACCATCAACCATTACATATGTAATGAAAAATGTTGCCTTCATTGGTATGGCCACACCGATGACCCTTGGAATGCTGCAAAAGAGGCCATTTAGACTCACTGGAGGATAGCGATCACCATTCGATTTAAGAATACGAAGATACATGGTAAATAGACAGTAGGACTGAAGATCAGTGCGAAATAACGGGCACCGACAGAAAAACACATCAACTGTAACCAGCATGTTAAATAAAAAGGTTCAGCGGCAGGTAGCACATGTTGTAATATACAGCGATGATGCCAAGTCCATGAGTTAGGTTTTACCACTGGGCTTTTAGTACCACAACTGACTAATTTCTTTGCAAATTTCAAGCGACTCTACGTGTTGGTCTAATTTAGAGAAACCAGCAGTGTCATTTTAATTAAATCTCTAATATCTATGCAAGCATAGTGGATGTTTGTTTCGAAACCATGAGTTGTCCATGAGTCAAAGAAGATAGGGCAGGGTTAACAAACTGTAACGAGCAAAACCTTAATTTGTTTTCCCCAAATGGGTGAGCACCATTCCATTGTGGTAACCAATGCCATTAAAGCCAATGTGACAGACATTTCCCTTTCAAGAATGATATATCATGATGCATAGCCCCCCTCATAAAAAAATTGAGGCACAGCCCGCAGAGTTATCACCAACACTGCTAAGTCCGTTAGGGACTCCTCCCATAATTAAGGTGAGGTAAGAAGATCATCACCAGAAAATGCAACGTCGAGCTTAGGAAAAATAAGATGAAATGCAATAGGCCAACCACATATGAGCTACATGCTGCCACAAAATTATATGCATAATAAGTAAATGTGTTTACACCAGACATACTCATTAGCTGACTGATGAAGGTAGGTATTAAGCTGCTCCAAAGCAGATCCTGTAACGATGCTCCCCAGGAATACATTGAAGAACAAGAATATAAAATACTTGGATGCAGTTCTTCGCTCTAGTGATGACTGTGATACCAATCCTTCAAACTGCGACATGAACATGAGTATAGTTGGAAGCAATATGAGGAAGATCTTCAAAGCAAGTCCAGGAAGAAACCCTTGGATGAATGATTTAATGGAAGGTCTGAAAAATAGCTGACAAGCAGAAATCAGGAGAGGACGGAAAGGCTATGGAAACGCCATGAAACTGCGGAAAAATAGCTGACAAGCAATATGACATCTTAAAAATATATATTTGCACACTAATTCTGCAGCGACGACGGAAAGGCTATGGAAACGCCATGAAACTGCGGAAAAAGATCATTGTGGAAGTAAACTTACGTTTCAATGAAAGGTTCTAGAAATGGTAGTGCCTTCTCTATGCCTTCAAGATTTGCAAGAGTCTGTACAAATGCTATTGGAATGACATAAAAGAagttgaggaagaagaaggccacgCCAATTATCAACCTCCTAACTGTGAGGGAAACAAATGGAATAGATAGATTATTCCAGTACACATCACGAGGTTCTGGAGCCCATTCAGTCAGCCAGACAGTTGGGTTGCTGGTTTGTTGTGTCTGAGCGGCAACAGCTGCACCCCACCGTGAACGAAATGAAACAAAGGCTGCTGGCATAATTGACTTGGGATCCTTCATGACCTTTTTATGCTCTTCAGCTTCCTGTGCATTGTCACGTATTAGAGACGATAATATTCCGACTGTTGGATGCAAACAAAATTTGATGCACGATAGATAATCTAACACTTAAAAAACGACCGAAGGAAGATTAAAAATCTAGTCAGAACGACCCCCTGGCCCTGCCTGGATGAATACTACAAAGGTTTTACGGATGCATATTTTGTAACTTACTTCCTTTCCTATCTTCTCAATCTCTGATTTGTAGTAGTCAATAGCATCCACATCAGAACCAAAACATCCAAAAAAGCCAGTCTGTAACATAAGTCCACATACAAGAAAAGGAATTCAACAAAACATATCTGAATACAGCGTTCCAGTTTAAATGGTGATAAAACGATAAGCTCAATATAAAAAGCAATGGATGGCTAACTATGTCTGCAGACCAACCTTAGTTGTTGGCCTTTCTGCTTTTCGCTCAAACTTGAGTTGGTAGTAATCAAGCCAATTCTGCATTTGCTTCTTCTTTTCAACCAGACCAGCAAGTTTATTTGTATTGTAAACTACCTATAGAACAACAAGACATAAAAATATTATTCCCCTAGGTAAATCATCTAAAGAGGGATTCAGTAAGAAAGTAAGAATTGCAAATATAAGGCTCAAATAAAATGAATGTTAGGGAAAATGAATAAATTGGGGTAGGCAGGCTAAACAATAAATTGCGAACTCGAATATCTGATTCTTCGAATGGGAGATGTTCCAAAAATTTAGTGATCACCTGATGTTTAAGATAATGACCAGGATGGTTGACAAGGAAGAAATGCTCCACGAGCTCACTAACTGATTCGTCGGGGTCTGATGGTATATTCCGCACAAGAACCTAACATAAAATACATTGACGGCTCAGAATCAAAAGAATAATCGAAGGGTCATTAATCTAACAAGATCATTCAACTGAGATCTTTGCTGTACGCagcattatttatttatttttcagaAAAAGGGATCTAAACAGTGATCATGTAGAAGTTGCAGTCACAAAGGTGCTTTCTACCAAGAATGCAGAAAGATCCTGTGCAGAATTTGCATCAATAAGAAGTTTTAATATTTATCAATCGacacaataacaaaaaaaattcaAGTGTGTTGTCATTATATCCCCACAATTGTGCCAGTCTGACACGCTTTTTGACTTATCAAACCTTACACACAGGACACTAAACATCCCGATCTACTAAATAGGAAGAGAATAGCCAATGAGTACGATCATACAGTGAACTGATCCGGTCGGCGTTTCTCCGAAGCAAGAAAGCGTAATCTCATCTTTGCAACTATTTGATACTCCTTCATAAGTACATAGCAGGTCCAAAAAGTAAATACATAAGCCATAACCAAGTGAGCTATAAACCTGCACAAAAAAGGGTAAGTGGATGAACATACAAGAAAGTAGGAACCTCAAACAAATATGGGTGGAACAAAATGCTTTTGATCAGAGCAACAAAAAAAAACTTCCTTCTATTTTTGATACCTTTTTCAATAGGACCCTTATGATTGAATTTGATGGGCAGCTACTAAATGCTAAAGCTATATAGTGGTGTGCTTACACCTTAGTAAAATGACTAGTCTATAACCCAAAAAAACACTAAGATCCTGCACCTATAAGATGTTCATGCACCTAGTAGCGCAAGCAGTATGCAGATTCGTAAAATCTGGAACTTCAGGAAAGTTATCATCCAAATGTACAGATAGATTTAGCTACAACATGTCAACAAAGCTAAAAATGCCTTCATATGGATATTTTACTTGTGGCAAGCCAGCACCGCTATCGAATATCTACAAACTTATATGAATCAAATTAAATCAGTAATGCATTTCGGTAATCAACAAAAAACACATTTGATAAACAAAGAAACTATTCAGATATATATCCTGTTGCTCACCTCTTAGATCCGTAAGGTATGTTGGATATTGAAAGTTTGTCAATGTCACTGTGGACTACCTTCAAACTTTCTAGTGTATCATTGGTCCAGTTCAGAGGGACCAGAACGGCAAAAGCAAGAATCGTAATCGGAACAAATATCTTGAGCCTGCAAATGATTGGTTAAAAGTTTAACAAACATAGAGGTATTGGAAGATTGGGATCCTTGACAAGGAGGATGCTATGCAAAAATTGATATATAAAAAATGTATACATAAGCCCACTGATGTTCCACATACAGTGCTCAACCGTTGTAACTggtttttttttttgcggaaaCTGTTGTAACTGAAAATAACAATAAGGAATACAGAAGAGAAAGCTGCTGCAGTGTAGGTACATACCCTGTGCGGTATATCCGTAGATAGATGACGGAATCGAGGCCTGCGTGCTGGATCAACTCATCGTCGGGCATTTTGAGAGCAGCCGGCATCCAACTCAAGAATTTCAGGTAGGAGCTGATGTCGAGGTTGATATACTTGGCCGCAGCCACGGTGGCGCCGGCGGAGGCCGGGCTGGCCCGCGTGCCTTTGAGGTACCATTTCGGGAAGTAGACTCTGTCGTTGACGGGCTGCAGCCGCAGAAACGCAAACAGCAGCAGGAAGGCGACGGCGGTGACTATGTTGAAAGCCGCCCCAACTGCGATGTCGTGGATGGTAGCCATGGATGGCTGTCCCTCAACCTCAAGTAAGAATCACTGAAACCAACCATACGACACAAGGACGTCATGGAAGAAAACATCCGTGAAATGCGGTAAACTCGAACTCAAACGCGGCAACGCGACGCCGCGCAGAGTTCGAACATCCGAGCCGGGTCGGACGAACGGCGAGCAGAAGGGGGAAGAACCAAACACAAGGAAGCAAGGAAGAAGCTTTGCTCTCAGGTTACCTGGAACTGGGCAGGGAGACGGGAGCATTCCAGATGGAGCCTGGCAACGGTACTGTCTCTTCTCCGGTTCTCCCCCGAAGCTTGGCAACGGTACTGTCTCTGCTCAGCTTTGCTTCTGTAGTTCTGTGTGCGTCTGCTGCTTTATGATACTCTTTCGCCTACACTAGAATATTATTATTATATTCCGCCCCTCTGTCAATGATTCGAATGCACAACGGTCACCTTCCTCGGCACTAGCACGTGGAGGGAGGGATGGGGAGCAGGGGGGCCACCATGTCATTGTCACGATGTAGTTATCTAGCcattgttttttttttcaaaGGAAAATGGAGAGAACATCACTATACGAGGACATATATTAGTCGAAGCTTTGATATTTATGCTTGAAAAATCATACATGCGCATCAATCGGCAATTGCAAATTTTAGACAAGTGGAACCAATGTAAACCATACACTATAAAAAGAAAACTGAGCTTCGTGTAAAAGGCATACAAACAAGTAAAGCACAATTCAAGGCTAAAGATGCTAAATATGGACTCCATCTCATTACGAACAGGAGGAGCATAGACATGCATAGTCGTCCTTCTCCCCTTCTACTTTTCCCTTGCTTTGTTTGGACGGCGATAGCAGGAGATCTTCCAGCCCATGTTCGGTGATTCGAGGCCGACAGTAACTTCCCTTGGTTGGCCCAGTTCCATAAATAAAGACGCAGCCAGTTCATTAATGGATGGGCTAATAGTTGGAATGTAAGCAAATAGTATCATGTAACTGAAGATATGATAGTCTTAGTG is drawn from Aegilops tauschii subsp. strangulata cultivar AL8/78 chromosome 1, Aet v6.0, whole genome shotgun sequence and contains these coding sequences:
- the LOC109748530 gene encoding calcium permeable stress-gated cation channel 1, with amino-acid sequence MATIHDIAVGAAFNIVTAVAFLLLFAFLRLQPVNDRVYFPKWYLKGTRASPASAGATVAAAKYINLDISSYLKFLSWMPAALKMPDDELIQHAGLDSVIYLRIYRTGLKIFVPITILAFAVLVPLNWTNDTLESLKVVHSDIDKLSISNIPYGSKRFIAHLVMAYVFTFWTCYVLMKEYQIVAKMRLRFLASEKRRPDQFTVLVRNIPSDPDESVSELVEHFFLVNHPGHYLKHQVVYNTNKLAGLVEKKKQMQNWLDYYQLKFERKAERPTTKTGFFGCFGSDVDAIDYYKSEIEKIGKEEAEEHKKVMKDPKSIMPAAFVSFRSRWGAAVAAQTQQTSNPTVWLTEWAPEPRDVYWNNLSIPFVSLTVRRLIIGVAFFFLNFFYVIPIAFVQTLANLEGIEKALPFLEPFIETPSIKSFIQGFLPGLALKIFLILLPTILMFMSQFEGLVSQSSLERRTASKYFIFLFFNVFLGSIVTGSALEQLNTYLHQSANDIPRVIGVAIPMKATFFITYVMVDGWTGVALEVLRLRAFIMFHLKNFFLVKTEKDREEAMDPGSICLYWSEPRIQLYFLLGLVYAVVTPLLLPFILVFFALAYVVYRHQIINVYNQRYESGAQFWPNVHLRIITALIVSQLLLLGLLSTKGLEEATPALLVLPVLTIWFHKYCKHRYEPAFVRNPLQEVMRKDTLERARERNFDLKAYLADAYLHPVFKSNEVDKFYVADDPGAVEVIVPTKRRSRRITPVQSEDGGSDRLSVMESVQER